The following proteins come from a genomic window of Theileria equi strain WA chromosome 2 map unlocalized gcontig_1105316255037, whole genome shotgun sequence:
- a CDS encoding hypothetical protein (encoded by transcript BEWA_035220A) encodes MGITPSEEDLVLIEYGSVHSRALWDLMTQISTDLETSSDHGKEDTSSSLEQELGTNIDLKKHLDTQIHFSSHPPNVNRRVARSKVSRISHLSRGLDTEQSQEILREWRAIQLRGFVDPKKFYSGNKRMEELPEEFHIGVIRSGNGIRAGPGNESQALGTFNSKKRNHGKSLVSQILLKNGDWAKKRYRELQGEYTQGKKGWYERFKQKRKIGKRHAA; translated from the exons ATGGGCATTACTCCATCCGAGGAAGATTTAGTGCTGATTGAATACGGAAGCGTCCACTCGAGGGCACTTTGGGATCTCATGACGCAAATATCGACGGATTTGGAGACGAGCTCCGATCATGGTAAGGAAGATACAAGTTCCAGTCTAGAGCAGGAATTAGGGACGAATATAGACCTAAAGAAACACCTAGACACTCAAATACACTTTTCATCGCATCCCCCAAACGTaaat AGACGGGTCGCACGATCGAAAGTATCGCGAATATCGCATTTATCTCGTGGTTTAGATACGGAGCAATCGCAGGAGATCTTGAGAGAATGGAGAGCAATCCAATTGAGGGGATTTGTAGACCCAAAGAAGTTCTACAGTGGGaacaagagaatggaagaattaCCGGAAGAGTTTCATATTGGTGTAATAAGGAGTGGAAATGGGATAAGAGCGGGTCCAGGCAACGAATCCCAGGCTCTTGGTACAtttaattccaaaaagAGAAATCACGGAAAATCGCTGGTATCTCAGATTTTGCtgaaaaatggagattGGGCAAAGAAAAGGTACAGAGAATTGCAAGGAGAATATACACAAGGTAAAAAGGGATGGTACGAAAGGTTTAAAcagaaaaggaagattgGGAAACGACATGCAGCTTAA
- a CDS encoding hypothetical protein (encoded by transcript BEWA_035210A), translated as MKTIAVVWMIFLVRLCHCGDDKGEASGVDSAEPSPAKASGNENTEKCVRYSLTLSEGSTQEDYTPSFTLDITDPYQDSTFCRYHRCNYDGNDIVFIVPNNDISLEKVTYGKGRAWTPHPDEKFDYVKLFLKGGEAYLISIVSKTTTGPSCKWFARRGDVWEGCGRTFREEVDNLKVPVTREMGFVLNIEEDKDTKECAIFDARLLMSNMRLFFSKPGYFATEIRDGDKLMWKRDENSNAICLSCDLHYKKGGPSISVITFVEGGEMKYGYFEKKDGEWRPITSERFDKKVEQARNTRRGSISTFGSISGQNALKNLRSGIRSGWNDLTSKLSSKGTMTMYVERLRKLKTSSGSAGEADAGEQNTENDACASAQDFTEQNKRSSKYGDFEAPESPQSPSTDSSVEKDTRPKERPMGKPAPIAKPKRNPRNIKKSKSLRNSDEVFTFSTFCIDISIQNEAIYNSFYYHCEGVQTVFVLPREGIKVTRIVNAEEEVWMAKPGEILEYAKLYLNELCKHEFTFVASSVSNTLNKRNYERKDDRWEEMPDLCLEKMKSITEDNTAEQITIDIEDENDTDQCTIFETSLLHVSFRSYIPKDSYCATEVVHGQTTLWKAESSNDKCQLSTAYLKEGSLSLLVITINNAQEKTQRYFEKDENGWKSIDKETFDKKRDELTQYEKTIAKSL; from the coding sequence ATGAAGACTATAGCAGTAGTCTGGATGATATTTCTGGTGAGGCTATGCCACTGTGGAGATGACAAAGGTGAAGCTTCAGGCGTAGACTCTGCAGAGCCATCACCTGCTAAGGCAAGTGGAAACGAAAATACCGAAAAGTGTGTGAGATATTCTTTAACTCTATCCGAGGGAAGTACCCAAGAAGACTACACTCCTTCATTTACTCTCGATATCACGGACCCCTATCAAGATTCCACATTCTGCAGATATCACAGGTGCAACTACGACGGAAACGATATCGTATTTATAGTTCCAAACAATGATatatctttggaaaaagTCACTTACGGAAAGGGTAGAGCTTGGACACCTCATCcagatgaaaagtttgacTATGTCAAGTTATTCCTAAAAGGTGGAGAGGCCTATCTCATATCTATAGTAAGTAAAACTACAACAGGTCCAAGTTGCAAGTGGTTTGCAAGACGTGGAGACGTTTGGGAAGGTTGCGGGAGAACATTCCGTGAAGAAGTTGATAATTTGAAAGTCCCAGTGACACGTGAGATGGGCTTTGTACTAAATATCGAAGAGGATAAGGATACCAAAGAGTGTGCAATATTTGACGCTAGATTACTTATGTCCAACATGAGgcttttcttctcaaagcCTGGCTATTTTGCTACTGAAATTAGAGACGGAGACAAACTAATGTGGAAGAGAGATGAAAACAGTAATGCTATCTGTTTGTCTTGTGACTTACATTACAAAAAAGGTGGACCTTCTATTTCCGTTATAACGTTTGTAGAAGGAGGAGAGATGaaatatggatattttgagaaaaaggatggagaatggaggCCCATTACTTCTGAGAgatttgataaaaaggttgAACAGGCAAGAAATACCAGACGTGGTAGTATTAGCACATTCGGATCCATTTCTGGTCAGAATGCATTAAAAAACTTGAGGAGTGGGATAAGATCGGGCTGGAATGATCTCACAAGCAAACTATCATCGAAGGGCACCATGACAATGTATGTTGAAAGATTGAGAAAATTAAAGACGTCAAGCGGTTCTGCAGGAGAAGCTGATGCAGGGGAACAAAACACAGAAAATGATGCCTGTGCTTCTGCACAAGACTTTACGGAACAGAATAAACGTTCAAGCAAATATGGAGATTTTGAAGCTCCAGAATCTCCACAGTCTCCCTCTACCGACAGTTCTGTAGAAAAAGATACTAGGCCAAAGGAAAGACCTATGGGTAAACCAGCTCCAATAGCCAAGCCAAAAAGAAATCCACGGAATATTAAGAAATCTAAATCCCTCCGGAATTCTGATGAAGTATTTACCTTCTCAACCTTTTGCATTGACATTTCCATTCAGAACGAGGCAATATATAACTCATTTTACTACCATTGTGAGGGTGTTCAAACCGTATTTGTTCTTCCAAGAGAAGGAATTAAAGTTACAAGGATTGTGAATgcagaggaagaagtaTGGATGGCTAAACCTGGTGAAATCCTTGAATATGCCAAACTTTACCTCAATGAACTTTGCAAACATGAGTTCACATTTGTCGCGAGCAGCGTTTCCAACACACTAAACAAGAGGAATTATGAACGCAAAGATGATAGATGGGAAGAGATGCCAGATTTATGCCTCGAAAAAATGAAATCTATAACAGAAGATAATACCGCTGAACAGATTACTATTGACATtgaggatgaaaatgatactgACCAGTGCACAATATTTGAGACTTCACTGCTCCATGTTTCTTTCCGTTCCTATATTCCAAAGGATAGCTATTGCGCCACTGAGGTTGTACACGGGCAAACTACTCTATGGAAGGCTGAAAGCAGCAATGATAAATGTCAGTTATCTACTGCGTACCTTAAAGAAGGATCACTATCTCTTCTTGTCATTACAATAAACAATGCACAAGAGAAAACTCAAAgatactttgagaaggaCGAGAACggatggaagagtatagaCAAGGAAACATTTGACAAGAAGAGAGATGAGCTTACACAATATGAAAAAACCATAGCCAAAAGTCTATAG
- a CDS encoding conserved hypothetical protein (encoded by transcript BEWA_035160A) — protein MERAKGGAAGRPRTRKRALEGSEPEQTTKKREKATTKASNVSVETQNKNENTEEPVFLDALEEKPEDLDENVGASQSDVAVAETDTSPTKTSADKPQTSAPDVTKEKSKAPEAQAKPPTRVTTPRHIGRDQTAERERIKELLAATDFEYVGLFSFLKSVAMGDISPIVAADALRTKYVHVARDSAIVLRILDIVSFLLETTEFQENLELFIESMERFGITTSREIIATIDANKLDSCGYSNGLAVISRRERTRNFYVLKVHSLWREASSGYDLLYKFLYFHTQTVIPRGDTDLTHIESDSKGNEEAESVLKREIDEQSSAMHSSDPADESTEIKRADGKYVSTNFGDIYCKRISDDISRIAGKYNLCPTRVLYEVFTWCCLKCEDLSMAYRLLKEYPNGKLEDVIKLLLRSFIHSYDQADVDKYRHYMDKTGLLYSNIYLVIAYLVAMGKVSMDKIYGHLDIKDEYFTEISEHFYKTCDKRPVNTNRSILGVPVLYCIANSLFRENVTISETSRYVQRLYRAQRSRNTIRSANQDSNEVPSLKMTIHRVTMDKSSVYTARSMIHKHYLESSGGDPLVHSIVSSDNFFYVRDSIFAMDSAKIRILSSLIDVCDEFSGSAWKAAEMAILHFYKLKTPVFLFGLVCKSLSGVIRRYLSNYLKSPELMNQEENDELHKQAMETVEKYLLLVGPNMFFDPIAFSLVLSFLNRSLQENREKVINMLWNSILPALSLCTEGNSQIGDRVWRIFSKLGASERYHVYSKYCVTYLGSKITESDNFQTLYKSFSIALVSTCHAVQCTRTRSIFKRVTANLLKSSKSASVRAIVSLVTGIASVNPFSVVDTIISQCEMFENLVAPLSELSKYFSKLTCDVFFYKLSCNMYNVSNIDRGVDEIGRSKKLVVNAQLSARLFRRHTDVDIVPLVTNVILFLMKTLEMDTLSLKKEQSSHEQEDAKVLKLDTPGGTYPDKLSNAWTALEYLSALLEISGVPQLAETHSLTIDQLNAQAGGPLLKMEIMAQGPDDEISSTNIRESLGKTILRPFFVHSVLLLSGKLRTEVLYDSEFADGIRSMCGIADHLQRTCLQLVEYIHSVVSVNPNYLELYQNLVPPVEELTRFWDTATALSFSINPRSNHMETKEKEILDGEDVAPLSPKFFKLVRSLRLHDVYVPQEQYERCIQRLEDWINDTTNNTHRKVKKLHSRRASLRAEYESHISHNSSIHQLLAAHSEDWLVDNVSVGPTITTKFVTQCISKRILISESDALFCSRIVDVMIELKYRYFNYFDFTNCWTKMLMPLVRSCTEREAPLLAIFVSHHFRNIKAWIADKELFKSVVDKHPAFCTTFQYNPEKALTHEQLLCGIRKWEGRVLRALSHPLQLSLHKSGQVDTGRTESPRNSDVSTVSDESVDIPDCTWIDVKGAIVFLARCHETFPITAPAGKRVLNCLKNVVQNAQRNGWKDVVVCANTLLKTMEKYDREHKWL, from the coding sequence atggaaaggGCTAAAGGTGGAGCCGCTGGGCGGCCAAGAACAAGAAAGAGAGCCCTGGAAGGTTCGGAACCTGAACAGACAACCAAAAAAAGAGAAAAGGCGACAACAAAGGCCTCAAATGTATCGGTTGAAACACAAAACAAGAATGAAAACACAGAAGAACCGGTTTTTTTAGATGCTCTCGAAGAAAAGCCTGAAGATTTGGACGAAAATGTCGGTGCAAGCCAAAGCGACGTCGCAGTTGCAGAAACCGACACATCTCCCACCAAAACCAGCGCTGATAAACCACAGACTTCTGCTCCAGATGTTACCAAGGAGAAGAGCAAGGCTCCAGAGGCGCAAGCTAAGCCGCCTACTCGAGTCACAACGCCCAGACACATTGGCAGAGACCAAACTGCTGAGCGGGAAAGGATCAAGGAGCTCCTGGCTGCCACAGATTTCGAGTATGTAGGTCTCTTTTCCTTCCTGAAGAGTGTAGCAATGGGAGATATATCTCCCATTGTGGCTGCAGATGCCCTGAGAACAAAGTACGTGCATGTGGCTAGGGACTCTGCTATTGTTCTACGCATCCTCGATATCGTATCGtttcttctagagactaCAGAATTTCAGGAAAATCTGGAGCTCTTCATAGAGTCCATGGAAAGGTTTGGAATAACAACATCCAGAGAAATTATAGCAACGATTGATGCCAACAAATTGGATTCTTGTGGCTACTCTAATGGTTTGGCCGTTATATCTAGAAGAGAAAGAACCAGGAATTTTTATGTCCTAAAGGTTCACAGTCTTTGGCGTGAAGCCTCTTCTGGTTACGATCTCCtctacaaatttttgtaCTTTCATACTCAAACTGTTATTCCCCGAGGTGACACCGATTTAACACATATAGAGAGCGACTCAAAAGGTAATGAAGAGGCAGAATCTGTACTAAAACGGGAAATCGATGAACAGTCTAGTGCTATGCACTCAAGCGACCCAGCTGATGAAAGCACAGAAATCAAAAGGGCGGATGGGAAGTACGTCTCGACAAATTTTGGTGACATTTACTGCAAGCGTATTAGTGATGATATATCAAGGATAGCAGGAAAATACAACCTATGTCCTACAAGAGTATTGTATGAAGTGTTCACGTGGTGTTGTTTAAAATGTGAAGACTTGTCAATGGCATACAGGCTCTTGAAAGAATATCCGAATGGAAAATTGGAGGATGTTATCAAACTACTTTTGCGTAGCTTTATCCATTCCTACGATCAAGCTGATGTAGATAAGTACAGACACTATATGGACAAAACGGGATTACTATACAGCAATATATACTTGGTGATTGCATATTTGGTGGCTATGGGTAAAGTGTCCATGGATAAAATTTACGGGCATTTGGATATTAAGGATGAATATTTTACCGAAATATCCGAGcatttttataaaactTGTGATAAAAGACCCGTAAACACGAATAGGTCTATATTGGGAGTCCCCGTACTTTATTGTATTGCAAATTCATTATTTAGAGAAAATGTTACAATTTCTGAAACCTCTAGATATGTACAGAGGCTGTACAGAGCCCAACGCTCTAGGAATACTATTCGTTCCGCAAATCAGGATTCTAATGAAGTACCTAGTCTTAAAATGACCATTCATAGGGTTACAATGGATAAAAGTTCCGTTTATACAGCCAGATCAATGATACATAAGCACTATCTGGAGTCTTCTGGAGGTGACCCACTTGTACATTCAATCGTCTCAAGTGACAACTTTTTTTACGTTAGGGATAGCATCTTCGCAATGGACTCCGCAAAGATCCGCATTCTGTCATCACTCATTGATGTTTGCGACGAGTTCTCTGGAAGTGCATGGAAAGCGGCGGAAATGGCTATCCTGcatttttataaactcaAAACTCCAGTATTCTTGTTTGGGCTTGTATGCAAATCACTTTCTGGAGTTATTAGGCGCTACCTTTCAAACTACCTAAAGAGTCCTGAACTAATGAACCAGGAGGAAAACGATGAATTGCATAAGCAGGCTATGGAGACTGTCGAAAAATACCTGCTTCTGGTCGGTCCAAACATGTTTTTCGATCCTATTGCATTTTCACTGGttttgtcatttttgaATCGTTCATTACAGGAAAATAGAGAAAAGGTCATAAACATGTTATGGAATAGCATTTTGCCTGCTCTTTCATTATGTACTGAAGGCAATTCACAGATTGGGGATAGGGTATGGCGCATATTTTCTAAACTTGGTGCATCAGAAAGATATCACGTTTACAGCAAGTATTGCGTGACATATCTTGGTTCTAAAATTACAGAATCTGATAACTTCCAAACTCTTTACAAGTCCTTTTCTATTGCTCTAGTGAGTACCTGCCATGCTGTTCAATGCACACGTACCAGATCAATATTCAAACGTGTAACAGCCAATCTCTTAAAGAGCAGTAAAAGCGCTTCGGTGAGAGCTATAGTATCTTTAGTGACAGGAATAGCATCGGTAAATCCGTTTTCTGTTGTTGACACAATTATATCGCAATGTGAAATGTTTGAAAATTTGGTGGCACCCCTCTCTGAActctcaaagtacttctCCAAGCTCACATGTGACGTTTTCTTCTACAAGTTGTCTTGCAATATGTATAATGTCTCTAATATTGATAGAGGTGTGGATGAGATTGGAAGGAGTAAGAAACTTGTTGTAAATGCCCAACTATCAGCCAGGCTCTTTAGAAGACACACTGATGTAGATATTGTGCCTCTTGTCACAAATGTAATTCTATTCCTAATGAAGACTCTGGAAATGGACACGCTATCTCTAAAGAAGGAACAATCAAGTCATGAGCAAGAAGATGCTAAAGTGCTAAAACTTGACACACCTGGTGGTACATATCCTGACAAACTCTCCAACGCTTGGACGGCACTGGAATACCTATCCGCTCTTTTGGAGATCTCTGGAGTTCCACAACTTGCAGAAACACATTCACTCACAATCGACCAGTTGAATGCACAGGCAGGTGGTCCACTTCTCAAGATGGAGATCATGGCTCAGGGTCcagatgatgaaatttCCAGCACAAACATAAGAGAATCCCTTGGAAAGACGATATTAAGACCGTTTTTTGTACATTCAGTCCTCCTTTTATCTGGAAAGTTACGCACGGAAGTACTCTACGATAGTGAATTTGCAGATGGTATCAGAAGCATGTGTGGAATTGCAGATCATCTGCAAAGGACATGTCTACAACTGGTGGAATATATACACTCTGTTGTTTCTGTAAATCCAAATTATCTTGAGCTTTACCAGAATTTGGTACCTCCAGTAGAAGAGTTGACTAGATTTTGGGACACTGCAACTGCGCTCTCATTTTCAATTAACCCAAGGAGTAACCATATGGAGACAAAAGAGAAGGAAATTTTGGATGGAGAAGATGTAGCTCCTCtatctccaaaatttttcaaGCTGGTGCGCAGCTTGAGGCTACACGATGTTTACGTTCCTCAGGAGCAGTATGAAAGGTGCATTCAACGGTTGGAGGATTGGATTAATGATACAACAAATAATACTCATAGGAAGGTCAAAAAACTTCATAGCAGACGTGCATCTTTGCGTGCAGAGTATGAATCGCATATTTCGCATAATTCAAGTATACACCAGCTACTTGCCGCCCATTCGGAGGATTGGCTAGTGGACAATGTCTCAGTAGGACCAACAATTACAACAAAATTTGTCACACAATGCATCTCAAAGAGAATATTGATAAGCGAGTCCGATGCACTCTTTTGTTCCAGAATAGTAGATGTTATGATTGAACTAAAATACCGCTATTTCAACTACTTTGATTTTACAAACTGCTGGACAAAGATGCTCATGCCTCTCGTACGATCTTGTACAGAAAGAGAAGCCCCGCTGTTGGCAATTTTTGTATCACATCACTTTAGAAATATAAAGGCATGGATAGCGGACAAGGAATTGTTCAAGTCTGTGGTAGATAAACACCCAGCATTTTGTACAACATTTCAATACAACCCAGAAAAAGCCTTGACACATGAACAGTTACTTTGTGGTATCAGAAAATGGGAAGGAAGAGTGTTGAGGGCACTCAGCCATCCACTGCAGTTATCATTACACAAATCTGGACAAGTGGATACCGGACGCACAGAATCACCCAGAAATTCAGACGTTTCCACAGTTTCTGATGAATCCGTAGATATTCCAGACTGCACATGGATAGATGTAAAGGGCGCTATTGTATTTTTGGCCAGATGCCACGAAACATTCCCAATCACAGCTCCAGCAGGTAAACGGGTTTTGAATTGCCTCAAAAACGTTGTACAAAATGCACAAAGAAATGGATGGAAAGATGTGGTCGTTTGTGCAAACACACTCTTGAAAACAATGGAAAAATATGACAGAGAACATAAATGGTTGTAA
- a CDS encoding signal peptide containing protein (encoded by transcript BEWA_035170A), protein MKIWALFFTLNVLWLCKCRYEDEPNLNHSERSAWNSELHDTLPFSRICIDLSIPDEEVYQSIYYVYDDVPTKLIVPEINVYAGRLSNGQEAIWTAENETIHYAKVLLRNGQPELVFVKTQGLGISHEHCINKNGNRWVECSPKYHERVNALKILVRQRKNIAMDLDRNYDEGYISFHLVLMGLPFNSYVPKVGHDATKVVHNGDNIWVASSGEKCTSALFSSKGSSTLLGIDITNSSSTYSKFFEKIGGSWNEITEEEFYTKTSEINSHVDSS, encoded by the coding sequence atgaagatcTGGGCACTATTCTTCACACTAAATGTACTGTGGCTGTGCAAATGTAGATACGAGGATGAACCAAATCTAAATCATTCAGAGAGATCAGCATGGAATTCAGAACTTCACGATACTCTGCCTTTCAGCCGTATCTGCATAGACCTCTCAATTccagatgaagaagtttACCAATCCATTTACTATGTCTATGACGATGTTCCCACCAAGCTCATTGTGCCAGAGATTAATGTATATGCGGGGAGATTGTCGAATGGTCAAGAGGCCATTTGGACCGCAGAGAATGAAACCATCCATTACGCAAAGGTATTGCTGAGAAATGGCCAACCTGAACTTGTATTCGTGAAAACTCAAGGCCTCGGTATATCGCATGAACATTGTATCaacaaaaatggaaatagATGGGTGGAGTGCTCACCTAAATACCACGAAAGGGTAAATGCCCTAAAGATTCTTGTGAGGCAAAGGAAAAATATTGCCATGGATCTTGATAGGAATTACGATGAAGGATATATATCATTCCACCTTGTACTCATGGGTCTCCCATTTAATTCCTACGTTCCCAAAGTCGGTCATGATGCCACAAAAGTGGTTCACAATGGAGATAATATATGGGTAGCCTCTAGTGGTGAGAAATGTACGTCTGCTCTTTTCAGCTCAAAGGGTTCTTCCACTCTTCTTGGTATAGACATTACTAACAGTAGCTCTACCTACTCCAAATTCTTTGAGAAAATTGGTGGATCATGGAATGAGATTACAGAAGAGGAGTTTTACACAAAGACTTCAGAGATCAACAGTCATGTTGATTCCTCATAA
- a CDS encoding signal peptide containing protein (encoded by transcript BEWA_035180A) — translation MLSHITPSVLWVLFFWRPKHPLRHTFSHLPAMCAISHLLLPFLLYTHLVCEAQEDDDEKSDSSGSPLVVDVNSTPSGTCYKRFETGVADAEALVLFPGLETIAAITNGDKTIWKPGNNQTCKMCIVFLNKDKNPGVVYLMIENSSGLTDNPSSTFRDLYLKFKGGIWKPSARKYPNRITDLMLNSPIRSTFTVDIERESHGTKCKNFKVLFDDIPTDIFIPKPGHICTKVVVGEETLWENPKEKCILVMAHLKNRQPTMVHMFIWDEVYAFKHHYMELESEGWVPINQKDYESQVKALEDIKTMPPEVLIQSATLVSLTRALIAAMIISVM, via the coding sequence ATGCTTTCACACATCACCCCATCGGTCCTCTGGGTGCTCTTCTTTTGGCGTCCAAAACACCCACTTAGGCACACATTTTCTCATCTGCCGGCCATGTGTGCGATAAGTCACCTACTCCTCCCGTTCCTCCTCTACACCCACTTGGTGTGCGAGGCCCAAGAGGATGACGACGAAAAGAGCGACTCATCCGGGTCTCCTCTAGTCGTCGACGTCAACAGCACGCCAAGCGGCACTTGTTACAAAAGGTTTGAAACGGGAGTCGCAGACGCCGAGGCACTCGTCTTGTTCCCCGGTCTAGAAACCATCGCCGCCATCAcaaatggagataaaacAATTTGGAAACCAGGAAATAATCAAACATGCAAAATGTGCATCGTATTCCTAAACAAGGACAAAAATCCAGGCGTAGTCTACCTCATGATCGAGAATTCTTCGGGGTTGACGGACAATCCTAGCTCTACCTTTCGGGATCTTTATCTCAAGTTCAAGGGTGGGATCTGGAAGCCCTCAGCAAGAAAATATCCGAATAGAATCACGGATCTCATGCTAAACTCGCCCATCCGTTCAACGTTTACCGTTGACATTGAACGTGAGAGCCACGGAACCAAATGCAAAAACTTCAAGGTCCTCTTTGACGACATTCCCACGGACATCTTTATCCCAAAACCCGGGCATATCTGCACAAAGGTGGTGGTCGGTGAAGAGACTTTATGGGAGAATCCCAAAGAGAAGTGCATCCTAGTTATGGCTCATTTGAAAAATAGACAACCCACCATGGTACACATGTTCATCTGGGATGAAGTGTACGCATTCAAGCATCACTATATGGAGCTGGAATCAGAAGGATGGGTACCGATCAATCAAAAGGATTATGAAAGTCAAGTCAAGGCACTGGAGGATATCAAGACAATGCCACCAGAGGTACTCATACAAAGTGCAACTCTTGTGAGTTTAACAAGGGCTCTCATAGCTGCCATGATAATATCTGTAATGTGA
- a CDS encoding hypothetical protein (encoded by transcript BEWA_035190A), translating to MSAVNRELEGAPLHSAATGGSPSTDDVADKDGKPGVIGAGDAGESGLSQPGSRVTGEEDGASSDALAGIPGTAGHTGPSGTIAGAERKEKDEDKGRDTDDGGSVSGLPDADPSGSGTDGDQAKGTQRSGQAAIIDETATTFLLDHYLR from the exons aTGAGCGCAGTGAATAGAGAATTGGAGG GTGCTCCTCTTCATTCCGCCGCTACCGGAGGATCTCCTAGTACTGATGATGTTGCtgataaagatggtaaGCCTGGTGTTATTGGAGCTGGAGATGCTGGTGAATCTGGTCTTAGTCAACCTGGTAGTAGAGTTActggtgaagaagatggtGCTAGTAGTGACGCTCTTGCTGGTATACCTGGAACTGCTGGACATACAGGACCATCTGGTACTATAGCTGGAGCTGAGAGAAAAGAGAAGGACGAAGATAAAGGAAGAGATACTGATGATGGTGGTTCTGTTTCTGGTCTACCTGATGCTGATCCTAGTGGTAGTGGTACTGATGGAGATCAAGCTAAAGGTACTCAACGGTCTGGTCAAGCTGCTATTATTGATGAAACTGCCACTACTTTTCTTTTGGATCATTACCTAAGATAA
- a CDS encoding hypothetical protein (encoded by transcript BEWA_035200A), whose translation MKIFPLSILFITPFMQHACAVYYKERSPIDLDIAYELPPQICVSISETHPNGRYFYLKKSIANRFRLGLITCADSVIFLGNEKDMLRFVFLQELDDGKRYMRIVSKLADYHGNARRRVDEFVKLPTVTRFLRLFRTLLYMDIPTQEPNHMIQVETDIQSGALKFSIRPEMKLEVTIGVVKFGRYMVNWRTHGLMERDVIWEGGVDNPHIKMTSLFNDGTRVETTYGFDGRGFIMGSRSQISIFLDPCDEEIRQDLPPKPKRKRRKAEKSNTTYSTSEPTPKSRKKASVGNYQRGSTETSTSAYQGESDSTTADSLSLDLSEDESFKPSISDESQNEQSAAEDAQIISETTSEGPGTSAMVIEHIPLKSDSNLGNNVLPQVENTRLEYSEMEMTNVPKNVDDEKIGDEQAGNMSEEDN comes from the exons ATGAAGATATTCCCACTGTCCATTCTATTCATCACTCCGTTCATGCAACATGCATGCGCAGTATACTACAAGGAGAGATCCCCTATTGACTTGGACATTGCCTACGAATTACCACCGCAAATCTGTGTATCGATATCTGAAACACATCCAAACGGACGCTACTTTTATCTCAAAAAGAGCATTGCAAACAGGTTCAGACTTGGCCTCATCACTTGTGCAG ATTCGGTTATTTTCCTCGGAAACGAAAAGGATATGCTAAGATTTGTCTTCTTGCAGGAGCTGGATGATGGAAAGAGATACATGAGAATCGTGAGCAAGTTGGCGGACTACCACGGCAACGCCAGAAGAAGGGTAGATGAATTTGTGAAGCTACCTACTGTTACTCGATTCCTACGACTATTTCGGACGCTCCTGTACATGGACATCCCAACCCAAGAGCCAAATCACATGATACAGGTGGAGACTGATATTCAATCCGGAGCTCTAAAATTTAGCATCCGACCGGAGATGAAACTCGAAGTAACAATTGGCGTCGTGAAATTTGGTCGTTATATGGTAAATTGGAGGACTCATGGGCTGATGGAACGAGATGTCATCTGGGAGGGTGGAGTAGATAATCCTCACATAAAGATGACATCTCTGTTCAACGACGGAACAAGAGTAGAAACGACATATGGCTTTGATGGTAGAGGATTCATAATGGGAAGCAGAAGTCAGATCTCTATCTTTCTAGATCCTTGCGACGAAGAGATTCGACAAGACCTTCCGCCTAAACCCAAGAGAAAAAGGAGAAAAGCTGAAAAATCCAACACTACTTATTCAACTAGCGAGCCAACTCCAAAGAGCAGGAAAAAAGCGTCTGTAGGGAATTATCAGAGAGGAAGTACGGAGACATCAACATCCGCGTATCAGGGTGAATCAGACAGTACAACCGCCGATAGTCTATCTTTGGATCTGTCAGAAGATGAATCATTTAAACCAAGCATATCTGATGAGTCCCAGAATGAGCAGTCAGCAGCTGAGGATGCACAGATAATATCTGAGACTACCTCAGAAGGACCAGGAACGAGTGCTATGGTGATTGAACACATCCCCCTGAAATCAGATAGTAATCTTGGTAATAACGTACTGCCACAAGTTGAAAACACGAGATTGGAATATTCGGAAATGGAGATGACAAATGTACCAAAAAATgtggatgatgaaaaaattgGAGATGAGCAAGCGGGTAATATGTCCGAAGAAGACAACTGA